ATGCACGGCACTTCACCAGCACCTGTTTTTGAATCTCTAAAGACCTTCCATATGCGATAAACAATGATGTGTTCATACATTATATTGAATCCAAATTTCTACATTATCTGAATATACAGTCGTGAAatttattagtttgttttaaagCGATTTTGAACTGTAACATCGGTTGCTATGCATGAGTGAGATAGCCCCATCTACTTTATTTATGGTCTGATTTTGTGTTGTTTCTAATCCTACATTTGTATCCCTTTggtttgtttaaaaaataatgaatttgaTGATATGCAATGATGAGATGGCTTCAATCTCCTTTCCTGATGGCTCTGTGCAATTTTTTGATCCTATCATTGAGCATTGTCTGTCTTTATTTCTTTGTTCTGGTTTTTAATTTGCCTTTGATGCTTGTGAGGATAATGATATTCTGGTATGTTCAGTCCTGCGAATGGAGCATGATGTTGAAAAGTTCATTCGCGATCCAACTAGGGAACAAATGGAATTCCAACATCTTCCTACTTCATATTTGAGATTGGCTGCCCATCGCGTAGCCCAGCACTATTTTCTACAGTCCATGGTTTTATTGGATAATAATCTTCCTGATGGATCTTGCTCTAGGATCATTGTTCGGAAGACTTCTAATATTCGGCTTCCTTTGATCCGTTTGGCTGACATTCCTGTAAATCTTCCTACTGAAGAGGGTGGAGATTTTAAGGTTGCAATCAAGCAAAGGCCACAAAAGGGATCACAGACTTCAAACAACTCAAATCTGCATTTAGCCAAATCCAATAGTTCTAAAAGTgtggaggaaagaaaggagGAATATAATAGGGCTCGGGCACGGATATTTAGTTCCAGCAGTTCTGGTGGAACTTCCAGTGGGAAACCAGAAACTGAACATAGGACTCAGGATGGTTTTCAACTTGGCTCAATGGGGAATAAAAGGGCAGAAGAAAGACTTTTTCCAGTAGGTGTCTCTGATGAGAATATTGGCAGAAGTTATTCTGATTCTTCTGTAATCAGCAATAGAATAACTGGAAGTATGACTGAGAAGGAGCCCATGGGTAGGCACAAAACAAATAATAGAGTGGCTATCTTTCGGGATCGTGATGGTGATCGTAAGGATCCCGACTATGACAGGAGATACGACAGGTATGATGGACCCTCTTTCCCTCCTTGCCGATTCCACCTTTTTGTTCATTTTCAATATCGTTATTGCTTGTGCTTCTCAAGATATTTGTTATCATTGtgcttttttgtttttgaagaCAGGATCACATTCAGATTGTTTTCTGCTTAAAGAGCTTCGCTCTTctgttttttatttaattgtgtttgTATTTTGGTTTATTATTACTCTTTGCATTTCGTTATATTTAATCAGTGATACAAAATGGATCTTATTGATTCTGTTAAATATGAAAtgttttaaattcttttaataatGATGGTTTTCGATTAACAGGCAACAACTCGTTTTGCTGATTGTACTTGGATATTCTTTGGGATTACTTTTGGACACGGATCTAGCTTTGGTCTACTAAGTTACTTGCAAGAGTGTGAAAAAAGGAAAACAAATATTTGGTCATCATTGGTTGGGTTGGAGCTAATGTTTTACAATTTTCTCAGGTACACACAAAGGTTTGACCCTGGTTTTGGATTTAGTGGAGGGGCTTACACTATTCAGCCTATGTATGCACCTGCATTAAACTACAACACTGAATTTCCACAGCTTGGACCTAGTCACGGACAGTCCTCAATTTCTTCTGAACATCAGCCTCGACCTGTTCCCCAACATCTACCACCATGGGCTTCACAATCAGCTCCTACTGGTATTGGGTATGGTCCTACAGAAGCCATGCTGTCCCCATTTGGCCTAGGTAATGTCAATGTGCACGCAAACTCTGGGCTCTACTTGAATTCTCCTCAGTATCCTTGTCAACCAGCTGGATATCCTTACATCCACCCTCACGAACAGATTCACCAGCCTTTTTCACAGGTATGATTTGTAAGGATGTCCTATAAATTTCTTTGGTTTGATTAATTTGGCTACCTATGAGCGACTTCCTTCCCATTAACGAAAAAGTGGCTCCCTTGTTCACAAGGGTTATTTTTTTCATAGAGCGAAGAAATTGCACAATACGTGGAGGTAGGCTTATAAGTTATGTAGGGTTATAAACTTTGGTGCccctttttattatattttattaggaCTTTGTATCACATTATTGATAGCTCTGCTTGTACTTGAAAATCTTTCAGTAAATTGCTATTGTTGTGCCTGACAGATGATGTTAGTTCATAGCATTCTGCTTAACCCCTCGAGACAATTATTAGATTGTAAAGTTTCTGTTGATCTGTAGTTATTTGAAATTCACAGAATATTCTCTCTTCTTTTGGAATAATTCTCACATTTCGGCAACCTAGCCTTAATTGTTTGTGTGAAATGATTTTGGAGCCGCGatagtaatacttttttatacTTGGAGTCACCAGTATATACAGAGGTATTAAGTCGATGGAGGAAGGGTATGGTGGGAGTGGATCAAATATAGTGTAATGCTACTGGAATATTATGGCAAGTCCAAATTTCATAGACAACCAATTTACCTATGGGcgattttttattgttttactCCCTCCAAGAAAAAAAATCCTTATCTAGCGTGGGGCAATGTAAGAGGGGATCTTATGGACTAGAGTAAAAACATATTCATTTCTGTTCATCATTTTTTTAAGACCCTATTGTTTTGAGAATTTAAATTCTGATGAGGCATTTATTCATTTGCAATGGTTATTATCTTTGGTCAAAGGCAACTCGAATAATCTACGCATTTTTATTCTACTTCCAGTTTAAGAGTTCTCTGTAATTagacaaaaatacaaaatgagATATTTTTTCCCTTTGAAATTGTCCCTGTTTGATATTCAgtatttttttggaaaaaattgtTGCTCAGACATATGGCCACAGTCCATAACCTTTTACTAATTTCTCATTTCAGTCTCATCAGCAGCAACATGATGCTAGTTTTGGAGTAGCCCGGCCTCGGTGAGGGGTCTGGGCCATGCCTGCACCCAGCCAGGAAGGTTTTGGGCTTCCTTGAATGTGGCTGCTAGGGTGGCATATTAATTCCCTGGCTACGGTGCAGGCATAAGTTACTGAGATGAGCTGGGTAGTGGTTCTGGATTTTGCATTCCCTACTTTTGATCCATCCAGCGAACCTCAGTTTGATTGGGAGCGGCTTCATGCTTGATGGAGTTTGTTGCAGCGGCATTGCTAAAGATAGGCGACTTGAGCTCCCTAGGGCTCCGCCTTTCTGCTGCTGGTACAGGTGACGATGATGATAAAAATCAACACTGAAAAAGGAATATCAAAGCTGTAAACTTGCATACCGATTGTGGCCCCAGGTATCTTCAGTAACTTAATACTTCATTTTTGCCAAGTTGCAAATGTCATCTACGTCTACTGATGTATGTTTGCAAATTACACAACCCATCCTCCGAAAATTGTAGATTTAGGGGTGGTAGTGAGTTTACTTCTCAGCAATTCAGTCAAAATTTGAGTCAAGCTTGACTGGTCGAGCATTTTATTATAGGTGAAGTGCTAGCTTAGCTACTAGAAATTTATTGTTCAATTAGCCCCGCCTGAAAATGACATCTAGATGATCTGTGCTCAACCTGGCTCATTCTCCCCCCTCTCATGGGGTTTGTAAATTATTCTCACTTTGGTAAAAATAATTTAGATATATGTCGAGAGATAAATGTGATTATCTGTTTTCAAAACCAGCAGGTTATCTTTGTATTGAAAGGATTTTCACCATACTGAATTGTAGAGTGAATTTAAACTGTGGCAGCACCTGTGCTTGTCAAGAAAAGAGATCCAGGGTGCTGTGGTGAAGGGTAGACTATTGTTCGGTCATTCACAAAAAGCGCcagcgggtgcggtggcttcaACAATGTTTAAAGCTCTGATATCACTTGTCTTACAATTTCGGAGTGTTAGCTTAATATGTCAAACAATATCTAAGTTTTTTCCATATTAAATGCACTTTTTTAGGTGCATTCTGTTTGTTTGCATCGGTTATCAGGAAATGTTTAAATTTAACTTTTAACGGGTGATTGTGCTTTTTGAACTTGTTTCATGTACGTAGATGATGACACActgttttaatatatataaatcgtAACATTATTTGGAACGAAGTGATTTGGCTatcaatgattttttttttcataccgCTACAAGTGTATGAGTTTATGGTCTGTAATGGTGAAATTAGGGCTGTAATTTGTGTGCAATTGCACCATGGCTGCGACACCTCTGGATTCTGTCTACATATTCGGGCGTACATTTTGTGAGATGAAaacaaattatttataaaattttgatgcaaGTAAATTTAACAAGTTGAAACAAAACCAGTATGAAATttcgatttaaaaaaaaaaagaaagaaagactgTTTCTATTGATCAAGTATTGGTGCAACATTATCCATTCAAAAAATCcatcatttataaaaatttgATGCAAGTATGGAATTAAACTACCAAATACGATGTCGATGTTCCCCGACGTGTTGAAGACATCATCTTTTTTAAATGATAGCTGGAGGTAATATGGGAAATTGCATGTGTTCAATAAGTCATTTTTAAGATAATATCGAATATTAGAGTTGGTACTAGCTTTTTTATCCCCATTGCAAGAAGGTTTTATTCCTTTTCACAAGCTTTGCACAAGTTCATTAGTTTTTACATCTCGTTTACCCaattacatacatacatattttCATCCGAATTCTTGGTTCTGTCATTTATTTATCACGCGACCGGGAGGATCACCGGATCTTGTGGCTCTAGAGTTGGCAACACCAGGAATCTCTCCGAACCGGAATTCGTGTCGACATGAGCTTCGTATTCTCCGTGAAAGAGCGATGCCTCGAAATAACCATTGCTATCAGTGGTTCCATGCACACCATCTCCATGTTTCACTTCATCTAAGAACTTGTCCAGCACATCTCCTGTAGCCAAGTTCTTGAAATTATCATCTGTTAAGCACATCCTCCAGCACCCTCTTGGCTGTGGATGCCATGAACCCCAAAGCAGCATGCCTTGAACAGTAGGGTGAGAATGAACCTCCCTGATCGCATTGTTCAAGGCCCACACCCTGTCCGGAGCGTAAACGGAGACATCCAATTCAGTCACCCAAACAGGCAACTTCGTGGAAGCGAGCACATCCAACGAAGCTCTCATATACGGAAGGCTCAACCAGGTGAGATGGCTCTGCAACCCGATACCAATCGTCCCGTTGAACCCCTTTTTCCTCAGCTCCGCGATCTTCTTCAAATAAAGAGGTGGGGATGCCAGCTTGTCCACTGCCTTCTCTATAGTGAAATACTCATTCAGAAACAGTGGGGTTTCCGGGTCGATCTCGTGCACCTTCTTGAACAAATCGACAGTCGTATTAGGGCCCAATTTGTCTTCGTAGAACGAGAAATGCATGTTCTCATTCAGGACATCCCAGTGAATGAATTGGCCCTTGTATCTGTTGACCACCGACTGCACTCTCATGTCCACTGCTGCTTGGAAGTATTCACGGTTCTCGGTAAGGTTTCCGACCCAAGGGGGTAACATTGCCGGGTTTTCCCAGAGGATTGTGTGGCCTCGGACGTTGAGGTTGTGTTCCTTGGAGAATTCGAGTAATCTATCCGGCACCGAGTAGTTGACGACGCCTCTTACTTTCTCTGTGGCCTGCCATTTGAGATCATGGTCGAAGACCGTGTATCGGAATCTGGGGAGGAACCAGTTCTGGTACGCCGTGTTGTTGAGGATGTGCTCGGTTAATGCGCTACCCAGTGGGAAATGAGGCTCCATCTGTTTGATGGATAGTTTGGCGTTGGGTACGGGTCGACCTGCTTTGTCCACGGCTTGGAATTTCACCTTGGTCTTGCGTACCTGAAATGGATATATGAATTGTTGGCTCTGCTGGCATTATATCATGCATGCATGAAAATCTAATGAGAAAAATGCTGTACATTTTCGATGGTTTCATATTGGTGAGATCTCCATTCTTCATATGTGAATGGCTGCAATGAGATGCTATCTCCCCATATTTCAGCAATGGAAAGGTCGCTCTGAAAATTCGGAAAAGAAATTAGTAGAACAATTACGAGGATCTTTCAATGAAGATAACAGAATAAAGTCACCTCAAAGTAAAGGGTCGCGGGACCGGAGACGTCGACGATGAAGCCACCCTTGAGCATGGACCAACAACCTTCTCGAGCCTCGACCCTGCCAATAATAATACTGACATTGCTCTGTTTTGGTTGGATCCTAGCTTTTATATGGGCCTCTCCATCCCTTACTTGCAACCAAGCTACACAAAATTATAACAATATATGTTATATATAGTTTCAGAAAGCAAGAAATCATAAGATAATGAATATTAATGCAATCAGAGAACTCATGGAAAAACAGTACTGGTTGAAATGGAGTTTCGGTTGAACGTACCAGAGAAGGAGTAGAGCATGTCTTTGTCGAGATGAAAATCTTGTGCAAAGCTATGAAAGGAAATGTTGGTGCGGGCGGAAGCAGCCAAGTCGGTGGTGGCAGCAGTGATGTATTTGTTGCCATCTTCATCAGCTACTCCGATCCTGATTCTGGCTTTTCCATATCCTTTCCAACCAGTCAATCCTTGACTCAGTTCAGGATTCACAACCATCCCTCCATCGTATTGGGGTTTCAGTGGTGTTTTCAGACACTGCATGCATGTAAAATTCAAGATCGGTGATAAGATACACGATAATTAATACCCTGTCCTACATCGGTTTATTTACGAAATCAAGAAGAGAAGCTAGCTTGCCTCAGCTGTGTATGAGTAATCATAAGGCCGTAATGCGGCATAAACTTGGGAATTACCTGTGAAACACACAAAAAACAGCGTGCAACTATTTGAAACCATTCTGAATACTATAGCATAAAATCTTATTGAAATACCCAGTTTGAATCTTTAAATACTCTGCACTATATTTATTAATAGTAAATATTAACATGTCATAAAATTTTGTTTGGAAAAAGTGAAGGGAAATGGATGtacaatataattaaaattcgTACCAAGAACAAAAACAATGACAAAAAGAAACAGGCAATGTTTCAGGAACTTCGCCATTGTTGAAAAGTTTTTGGTGTGTTTCCAAAGAAACGAATGGAAGACGAATTTTTCCGTTCCACCAAAAAACTTCACCTCCTTTTTGGTGGGGTGAAAAATATGAATtggttattttgatcccaaggGTTTAAATGGAAGAAAACTCGAGATTTTTGGACCACAATTATCTCTTTTTTACACGCATATTTGTATGGTTCATTCTTCGTTGTGTATTATTCCCTTCCATTCCCTCCACGAGATATTGAAAGGCGGGGCCTGATTCTTCGAATTTAATTGTGAAAAActatttttagtaatattttctgtaaaaaagaaagaaacaacGAAAAATTAAACATACTAGCATTAGcataaagatatttttataaaataaaatcacagAAAATCAATCttgaattattttgatttttcagCTTCCTATTGCTTTTgtttcaggaaaaaaaaaagagggtaCCTATTGCTTTCACTAGCTGTATCTACGAGTGGGTTTATTTATATGGAATAGACATTCTTCTTTCATGAACAACAAACGGAGAACATCCAACATTCTTCTGCACAATAATCATCTTTTCTTAAAAGAAATTATTTAAGAGATAAAATTGTTGTAATTAAATTTCGAACTCGATAAAACGTCTCAAACATTAGACTTTATTATCTCGAACTATTTCTGTTAAATGGaatataaatcatgtacaataaTTATCCATGATTACTCTGTTCCAATGTTGGTTCCACATCAATTCAAAGCCTGAATagtgtgcgtgtgtgtgtgtgtgtgtgtgtgtgtgtgtgagagctAACACCATCATCGTTGGTTCCTTATATATTTCCAATGATTACTCCTATGTACACTAGCTAGGCTACCTATATGTGTGTGTGAAAGGTCTGGAATTGGAAAAAGAAATGATGCTGTTCCTTTCTTCCCACGATTCATACTTTGTGATACATTGCATCGGAACTAATCAACCCAAAAAATTATTGATGcttcattttctgtttttaaaTGTTCAGCAAGTTTTTGGTTTCAAATATGGTTCCATCTTCCATTGCATGAATTTCCAATACTCCCTTCCGCTAAAAGTTATAGATAATTTTGAGAAGCAAACATCATTCGTTACATATACAAAATATAAGAGGAATTAATAACAAGAAACACGAGTTAAAAAAATGAAGGCCGAAGTTAAGGGAAATTCGCCGTTAAGATTACATCGGTTTTTAACCAAGAATCGAAAAACAAAAGAAGCCAACTTATTACATGAGCCGTTGACAGACTCAATCACACTGGAATATTTATTCGGCCGAAGAAGCCGGAGATTATGGTATTCAATATTATCAAAAATAAACTGAACCATGCGTATCATATTAGTACACTTGACATCAGAATATTGAAAAGGCTCGAACTTAGATTAAGTTGGGCTAAAACAAATCCAAACAGTAGAACCTTTTCTTTTCACTTTGGCAACCCTGTCTTGGTATCGATAAGAGATTGGTTTTCGTCTGTGAGTACTATAGGACCTCTCCCAGGACCCGTGCAGATAAAGTAGCTAACGTCTCCCTTGTATCTATGCACTGGAACATTAGCATTGATCTCCGGGGGTGGAGCCAGTGTTTCAATATCCTTCACTTCCTGAATGCCGGCATCTTGTAAAATTGTTTTGTCACCAATAACGTAACTGCGAAAGGGGGTAGCATACATCCGAGGATACATGAGATGGATTCATATCGCCACAGATTGGAGAAGTGAATAGTAAAGGTGACATGCTTGGAACAAATTTTGAGGCTGAAAAACACCTGTTCAAATCGGTTTCTGGTGGAGGGAAGTAAAAGAGCAGCCTCTGAAGCAGAAGAGCGGCAGTCTTCCTGTCGCGTGAAATTAAAACTGCATTTGGCCCGGCATCGAAAGTGTAAGCAACCTGTCAAATATCTCGTTGTTAGTTGCTTTAAATGAATTCTAATTTAAATGTGGTTCAGGGAAACAGTAACCATGGTACTGATTGATTCTGCCATGAGTAACAATAGGCTTTTGAGAAACTATCTAACTTATTTGAGTTGGACACTGATGACTAATTAGCTCAAAGGTCAACTGAAGATAGAGAAAAGAACCTGAGGTGTCCCTTCGAACCGATTCCATTTCTCGACGCAGCTGATTATTCTGAAAAGTAAATGCCCAGACTAGATTACTACGAAGTGCTCCTTTGGTggtgtggggggggggggggggggggggtattGATGGTTTGGAGGATTTGCATATAATAAGAAAATAGACAACCATAATTAAAAACAGAAAAAGGAACTTGCCTATGGGAAGTGTCATTCATGTAAAATATAGGAGGGCAGGTATCCAGAGCAACAGCATGAAACTGATTACTATCAGCACAAGTCAGGGCAGCGAAAGCAGGAAAATCACGATTTTTAATTGCTTCCTCCATTTGTATTATCCGTTTTGGCACTACTACCTGTAAAATGAAAAGAGGGGCGACCCTTAGAAGTTGTCAAAAGAACAGTAGAAACCATTGAGGTCCTTAAAATGACCGAAAAACAATAACCTTTCTGATATCTAAGAAGCATTCCTATACATCTTAAAACTACTGGGAGGAACATAATATACCTTTGCTCTATGTTCTACCAATGCACTGGTTTCAACGGTATCACGCATCCCTGAGGTACTACTTGTTTCCTTCTGTCTTGAACTTACCTGAATTCGACATAAAGCCCAAACACAAAAGTGAGATATAGCTAGTCTCACAAATAATCAAACAAGGGATCAATTAATACATGGATCATTATCTTCATCTCAAAAGAACAAAAAATGGAATaaaggaaaaaagaaagaaagacgtCGATGGGTTTACATGCTGTAACACATGCGAAGCTACACCACAACAGCTTAAAAAGCTAAGGAACTTTATAACAAATTATTTCTAACACAATAATTGGACTAAAATGAAGACAGTAATGTTGAATATACATCTGATAAGTTTATCATTTTTATGAATGTCATTAAACATTTCTCACTTACTCCCTATTAATTAGCAATAGATAATTCACACTCAAAGTAAAGGACAAAATAAAATCTGTCATATAGATTACT
This genomic interval from Primulina eburnea isolate SZY01 chromosome 16, ASM2296580v1, whole genome shotgun sequence contains the following:
- the LOC140816187 gene encoding uncharacterized protein, producing the protein MESAAATSLDALDDGIAPPESWEVADVDASMRRLMLSSRKDPSSTNTSSSQPEIAEGSVLVSDSNKDDLIMSVDQFLREAIQNPRERLSVLRMEHDVEKFIRDPTREQMEFQHLPTSYLRLAAHRVAQHYFLQSMVLLDNNLPDGSCSRIIVRKTSNIRLPLIRLADIPVNLPTEEGGDFKVAIKQRPQKGSQTSNNSNLHLAKSNSSKSVEERKEEYNRARARIFSSSSSGGTSSGKPETEHRTQDGFQLGSMGNKRAEERLFPVGVSDENIGRSYSDSSVISNRITGSMTEKEPMGRHKTNNRVAIFRDRDGDRKDPDYDRRYDRYTQRFDPGFGFSGGAYTIQPMYAPALNYNTEFPQLGPSHGQSSISSEHQPRPVPQHLPPWASQSAPTGIGYGPTEAMLSPFGLGNVNVHANSGLYLNSPQYPCQPAGYPYIHPHEQIHQPFSQSHQQQHDASFGVARPR
- the LOC140817518 gene encoding endo-1,4-beta-xylanase 5-like, whose amino-acid sequence is MAKFLKHCLFLFVIVFVLGNSQVYAALRPYDYSYTAECLKTPLKPQYDGGMVVNPELSQGLTGWKGYGKARIRIGVADEDGNKYITAATTDLAASARTNISFHSFAQDFHLDKDMLYSFSAWLQVRDGEAHIKARIQPKQSNVSIIIGRVEAREGCWSMLKGGFIVDVSGPATLYFESDLSIAEIWGDSISLQPFTYEEWRSHQYETIENVRKTKVKFQAVDKAGRPVPNAKLSIKQMEPHFPLGSALTEHILNNTAYQNWFLPRFRYTVFDHDLKWQATEKVRGVVNYSVPDRLLEFSKEHNLNVRGHTILWENPAMLPPWVGNLTENREYFQAAVDMRVQSVVNRYKGQFIHWDVLNENMHFSFYEDKLGPNTTVDLFKKVHEIDPETPLFLNEYFTIEKAVDKLASPPLYLKKIAELRKKGFNGTIGIGLQSHLTWLSLPYMRASLDVLASTKLPVWVTELDVSVYAPDRVWALNNAIREVHSHPTVQGMLLWGSWHPQPRGCWRMCLTDDNFKNLATGDVLDKFLDEVKHGDGVHGTTDSNGYFEASLFHGEYEAHVDTNSGSERFLVLPTLEPQDPVILPVA
- the LOC140816905 gene encoding diphosphomevalonate decarboxylase 1-like — translated: MEADGVKNWVLAVTAQTPTNIAVIKYWGKRDESLILPINDSISVTLDPAHLCTTTSVGVSPSFTHDRMWLNGKEISLSGGRFQNCLRELRFRANDVEDDEKGIKIAKKDWDKMHVHIVSYNNFPTAAGLASSAAGLACLVFSLAKLMNVKEDHSKLSAIARQGSGSACRSLYGGFVKWIMGKEENGSDSIAVQLADEKHWDDLVIIIAVVSSRQKETSSTSGMRDTVETSALVEHRAKVVVPKRIIQMEEAIKNRDFPAFAALTCADSNQFHAVALDTCPPIFYMNDTSHRIISCVEKWNRFEGTPQVAYTFDAGPNAVLISRDRKTAALLLQRLLFYFPPPETDLNSYVIGDKTILQDAGIQEVKDIETLAPPPEINANVPVHRYKGDVSYFICTGPGRGPIVLTDENQSLIDTKTGLPK